In one window of Candidatus Avedoeria danica DNA:
- a CDS encoding NADH-quinone oxidoreductase subunit M has product MLTLITFLPLVGMAIVMLLRDDRPIKQMAIYWSLLPLALSAYLWYAYDTSAAGFQFEQFAPWIGLGANYGINYHVGVDGFSVPLIFLTCLLTTISLWYSAGVIETRVKEYFALFMLLQVGMLGVFVSLDLFMFYVFFEIGLVPMYFLIGIWGGPRREYAAIKFFLYTLAGSVLMLLALISVVFNTQSFSLVRGDMISQFVSPAAPIPFLSNPTGTAAMLAFLGFLVAMLIKMPSFPFHTWLPDAHVEAPTAGSVILAGVLLKLGTFGLVRVVMPLFPGAFRSLAIPIGFLAFTSIVYGAMVAMAQWDFKKLIAYSSVNHMGYVLLGLTASVVAVSSAKDGDAQTAANILQARQAGIDGAVLQMYAHGIITGALFLLVGMIYDTRTHERDFRKLGGGLWRTVPRYGTFLIVAAFASLGLPSLAGFVAEFLVFNGAFGVALNGNLPFLILTGLSVLGIVFTAAFILWKVIQMLLLGPQNEKWIGTPDLKRNEMLMLLPLIVYMILYGVYPRWILDTIHPTTASLVTTMDTVLNAPVAADAPAAEPAAP; this is encoded by the coding sequence ATCCTGACGCTCATCACGTTCCTCCCGCTCGTCGGCATGGCCATCGTCATGCTGCTGCGGGACGACCGCCCGATCAAGCAGATGGCGATCTATTGGAGCCTGCTGCCATTGGCGCTGTCCGCGTACCTTTGGTATGCCTACGACACGTCGGCGGCCGGATTCCAGTTCGAGCAATTCGCGCCATGGATCGGCCTCGGCGCGAACTACGGCATCAACTACCACGTCGGCGTCGACGGGTTCAGCGTGCCGCTCATCTTCCTCACGTGCCTGTTGACAACCATCAGCCTGTGGTACAGCGCCGGGGTGATCGAGACCCGCGTCAAAGAGTACTTCGCGCTCTTCATGCTCCTTCAAGTGGGCATGCTCGGCGTGTTCGTTTCGCTCGACCTGTTCATGTTCTATGTCTTCTTCGAGATCGGCCTTGTTCCGATGTACTTCCTCATCGGGATCTGGGGTGGTCCCCGGCGGGAATACGCGGCCATCAAGTTCTTCCTGTACACGCTCGCCGGCAGCGTCCTGATGCTCCTCGCGCTGATCAGCGTCGTCTTCAATACGCAGAGCTTCAGTCTCGTCCGCGGCGACATGATCTCGCAGTTCGTCAGCCCTGCGGCGCCGATTCCGTTCCTCTCCAATCCGACCGGCACCGCGGCCATGCTCGCCTTCCTCGGCTTCCTGGTGGCGATGCTCATCAAGATGCCGAGCTTCCCGTTCCACACCTGGCTGCCTGACGCCCACGTCGAGGCGCCGACGGCGGGTTCGGTCATCCTGGCCGGCGTCCTGTTGAAGCTCGGCACGTTCGGCCTCGTCCGGGTCGTCATGCCGTTGTTCCCCGGCGCGTTCCGCAGCCTGGCCATTCCGATCGGATTCCTCGCCTTCACGTCGATCGTGTACGGCGCGATGGTGGCGATGGCCCAGTGGGACTTCAAGAAGTTGATCGCGTACTCGTCCGTCAACCACATGGGCTATGTGCTGCTTGGCTTGACGGCGTCCGTGGTGGCAGTCTCCTCCGCCAAGGACGGCGATGCGCAGACCGCGGCCAACATCCTGCAGGCCCGGCAGGCCGGGATCGACGGCGCCGTGCTCCAGATGTACGCCCACGGCATCATCACCGGCGCGCTGTTCCTCCTCGTCGGCATGATCTACGACACGCGCACCCACGAGCGCGACTTCCGCAAGCTCGGTGGCGGCCTTTGGCGCACGGTGCCGCGCTACGGCACGTTCCTCATCGTCGCCGCCTTCGCCAGCCTCGGCCTGCCGAGCCTTGCCGGCTTCGTGGCCGAGTTCCTCGTCTTCAACGGCGCGTTCGGCGTGGCGCTCAACGGCAACCTGCCGTTCTTGATTCTGACCGGTCTCTCGGTGCTGGGCATCGTCTTCACGGCGGCCTTCATCCTGTGGAAGGTTATCCAGATGCTCCTCCTCGGCCCGCAGAACGAGAAGTGGATCGGCACGCCGGACTTGAAGCGGAACGAGATGCTCATGCTCCTGCCGCTCATCGTCTACATGATCCTGTACGGCGTATATCCGAGGTGGATCCTAGACACGATCCACCCGACGACCGCAAGCCTCGTCACGACGATGGACACCGTGCTCAACGCGCCCGTGGCCGCCGATGCACCGGCCGCCGAGCCGGCGGCGCCGTAA
- a CDS encoding NADH-quinone oxidoreductase subunit N yields the protein MSNLSASLVQFSPELILVIGAAVLLTVDLVSNGREAGQNAIGLGTILLALVATFWLWPGGLFTADGGLFATYVDGALVRPGAFVSDGFTHFFRMISLVSTGLVWVSGVTFMRGRTAFRGEFGAFLLFCATAMNLMAGANDLILVLVAIEFLSITSYVLTGFLRENARSNEAGLKYFLYGSITSAAMIFGLTYLFGATGTTSLPLIADAVRSPDNLLIKDLSGVIIPALLLVLAGLGFKIALVPFHQWAPDAYEGAPTPVTSFLSVGPKAAGMAVLLRMFFSAFDAPLLTPHWIGLIGLLAGATMILGNLAALGQTDIKRLMAYSSIAQAGYMLVGVASFGATTMGSLTALGTVVLYILAYIFTNIGLFACIIAVDHATGDSRVDAYDGLMRRAPLLAVAMVIFFLSLVGVPPLAGFIGKFAVFSAAVTTNHTTLAVLGVLTGVIAAVYYFRVVRAMFFRPAPDGAAPIRISPSASFVIWACLAMTILIGVLPGTFVRVARDAAAAVHAPSAEGATVDAGHE from the coding sequence GTGTCCAACCTGAGCGCATCCCTCGTCCAGTTCAGCCCGGAGTTGATCCTCGTGATCGGCGCCGCCGTGCTGTTGACCGTCGACCTCGTCTCCAACGGCCGCGAAGCCGGGCAGAACGCGATCGGCCTCGGCACGATCCTGCTCGCGCTCGTCGCGACGTTCTGGCTCTGGCCGGGCGGACTGTTCACCGCCGACGGCGGTCTCTTCGCGACGTACGTCGATGGCGCGCTCGTGCGGCCCGGCGCGTTCGTGAGCGACGGGTTCACGCACTTCTTTCGCATGATCAGTCTGGTTTCGACGGGCCTCGTGTGGGTGTCGGGCGTGACGTTCATGCGTGGCCGAACGGCGTTCAGAGGCGAGTTCGGCGCGTTCCTGCTGTTTTGTGCCACGGCAATGAACCTCATGGCCGGCGCCAACGACCTCATCCTGGTGCTGGTGGCCATCGAGTTCCTTTCGATTACGAGCTACGTGCTCACCGGCTTCCTGCGTGAGAACGCGCGCTCGAACGAGGCCGGCCTGAAGTACTTCCTCTACGGCTCGATCACGAGCGCCGCGATGATCTTCGGGTTGACGTATCTCTTCGGTGCCACCGGGACGACGTCGCTGCCGCTGATCGCCGACGCCGTCCGATCACCGGACAATTTGCTGATCAAGGACCTGTCGGGCGTCATCATCCCGGCGCTGCTGCTCGTCCTGGCCGGTCTCGGGTTCAAGATCGCGCTCGTGCCGTTCCACCAGTGGGCGCCCGACGCCTACGAGGGCGCACCGACGCCGGTCACGAGCTTCCTGTCCGTCGGCCCGAAGGCCGCGGGCATGGCCGTCCTGCTGCGCATGTTCTTCAGCGCGTTCGACGCGCCGCTGCTCACGCCGCATTGGATCGGCCTGATCGGCCTGCTCGCCGGCGCCACGATGATCCTCGGCAACCTGGCGGCGCTCGGCCAGACGGACATCAAGCGTCTGATGGCGTACTCGTCCATCGCTCAGGCCGGCTACATGCTTGTCGGCGTCGCGTCGTTCGGCGCAACGACGATGGGCAGTCTGACCGCCCTCGGCACCGTGGTGCTCTACATCCTGGCTTACATCTTCACGAACATTGGACTGTTTGCGTGCATCATCGCCGTTGACCATGCCACCGGCGACAGTCGCGTGGATGCCTACGACGGCCTCATGCGCCGCGCCCCGCTGCTGGCGGTGGCGATGGTCATCTTCTTCCTGTCCCTGGTCGGTGTGCCGCCGCTCGCCGGATTCATCGGCAAGTTCGCCGTCTTCAGCGCCGCCGTCACCACGAACCACACAACGCTGGCGGTGCTCGGCGTGCTGACCGGGGTGATCGCCGCGGTGTACTACTTCCGGGTCGTGCGGGCGATGTTCTTTCGCCCGGCGCCGGACGGCGCCGCCCCGATCCGGATCTCACCGTCCGCGTCATTCGTCATCTGGGCTTGCCTGGCGATGACGATCCTGATCGGCGTGCTGCCCGGCACGTTCGTCCGCGTCGCCCGGGATGCGGCGGCCGCGGTGCACGCCCCCAGCGCCGAGGGTGCGACGGTCGACGCCGGACACGAGTAG
- a CDS encoding sortase, with amino-acid sequence MHPNRWWACVLAVPLLTAGCTLTGAAGSGSRSGHPNRVKAESEHTVAAKVSIAGEQRHGSDTAVVPAADVERDDPRRADDEAFVELPAWGGVSVDASEPGDAGEGDRIHEAAGDAARPLAPETPWWRRAKDAGSAWVPPAFVRPSATPEPSATPVPSITPWPSATVPPTPTEDVIAAAGVPVRLEIPAIGVDAVIEHVGLTAERAMDVPQDWMNVAWYEGGPMPGATGNSVIAGHFDTSTGGPAVFWMLNRLSPGDEAIITYEGGDRYTFIVQELAEYDYDAKDDVIDTIFGESLAPNLNLITCQGVWDYGNGTYNKRLVVFTELVPELTVYAASGTVRD; translated from the coding sequence ATGCACCCGAATCGCTGGTGGGCTTGTGTGCTCGCCGTGCCTCTGCTGACCGCCGGCTGTACGCTGACCGGCGCCGCCGGCTCGGGATCCCGTTCCGGGCACCCGAACAGGGTCAAAGCTGAATCCGAACACACGGTGGCGGCCAAGGTGTCGATCGCGGGCGAACAGCGCCACGGCTCGGACACGGCGGTCGTCCCGGCGGCCGATGTTGAACGCGACGATCCGCGTCGTGCCGATGACGAGGCGTTCGTGGAATTGCCGGCGTGGGGCGGCGTGTCCGTCGACGCCAGCGAGCCGGGCGACGCGGGCGAAGGCGACCGCATCCACGAGGCGGCGGGCGACGCGGCACGACCGCTGGCACCGGAAACGCCGTGGTGGCGTCGGGCGAAGGACGCCGGCAGCGCGTGGGTGCCCCCGGCGTTCGTGCGCCCGTCGGCCACACCCGAGCCTTCGGCGACGCCCGTTCCATCGATCACCCCGTGGCCGTCGGCAACGGTTCCACCGACGCCGACGGAGGATGTGATCGCCGCGGCCGGCGTTCCGGTGCGGCTCGAGATCCCGGCAATCGGCGTGGATGCCGTCATCGAGCACGTCGGCCTGACGGCCGAGCGGGCGATGGACGTGCCGCAGGACTGGATGAACGTCGCGTGGTACGAGGGCGGCCCCATGCCGGGTGCGACCGGCAACTCGGTGATCGCGGGCCACTTCGATACGAGCACGGGCGGGCCGGCGGTGTTCTGGATGCTGAACCGGCTGTCACCGGGCGACGAGGCGATCATCACGTATGAGGGCGGCGACCGCTACACGTTCATCGTCCAGGAGCTGGCGGAGTACGACTACGATGCCAAGGACGACGTGATCGACACGATCTTCGGCGAGTCGCTTGCGCCCAACCTCAACCTGATCACGTGTCAGGGTGTGTGGGACTACGGCAACGGCACGTACAACAAGCGGCTGGTGGTCTTCACCGAACTGGTGCCCGAGCTGACGGTCTATGCCGCGTCGGGGACCGTTCGCGATTGA
- the mfd gene encoding transcription-repair coupling factor, with amino-acid sequence MSRHPVVSDALARVLRAEPGAVIGPLGLPEAAQPAAVAAIAAATSVPIVWIVPQVDEARALADSLSAYLDDPTRLHLFAAPDPLPFERIAWDPSVRELRMATLAALFVQRTAPGSNPGPPPVIIAPLRAVLTPTLPPAEFDRDAHVVARGDRMPVTQLVRHLHRLGYDHATRVTAPGEMAHRGGIVDVWPPSAGAPVRLEWFGDDLDALRLFSPATQRSHGTVERLVIPPATEALPGNGPRAAAALADVDLGRLQPLAESDLKRQIEQLANGERFRGLELFTSLLHTPATLLDHLPPDALIVLDGIEALEPAAVDLAAQAETVRAEQLAAGEIPGRWPLRPLVDWTELEAAIGRHRRLIVNGMARSTTQTDRPSHGFSAPPRFGGRVDEAVSDVLRRLDAGDAIVVVSRQAPRIAELITTAGISAAPLTDLVAAPGPGGLAVVHGALGSGWELVGADGGRLVVLTDGEIFGWRMPHRRRSRRANEEASRADEFAEFQVGDHVVHVEHGIGVFRGLVRMQVGQAERDYLHLEYAAGDTLFVPTHQADRVARYVGAGEVSPSVTRLGTADWERAKARARREVEDIAEELLALYARREVAHRAAFAPDTAWQAEMEASFPFLETDDQMKAIDDVKRDMESARPMDRLVVGDVGFGKTEVALRAAFKAVMAGCQVAILAPTTVLAQQHFETFRERLSAFPVRIDVLSRFRRRKDLAEAIERLGRGEIDIIIGTHRLLGQDVKFKRLGLLVVDEEHRFGVKHKERLRQIAEGVDTLTLTATPIPRTMHLALTGLRDLTTIDTPPAERLPVSTHVGPYEAQQVRHAIQRELSRGGQVFYVYNRVRGIDGVVESVRRLVPEARVTVAHGQMPEDQLAGAMLDFVGHLVDVLVCTSIIESGLDIPNANTLIVERADRFGIAQLHQLRGRVGRSEVRAYAYLLLPPGGEASEDARERLQALADYADLGAGFRLAMRDLEIRGAGEILGARQHGHVASIGLDLYTKLLAAAIKRVRADDRDPVEVPVTVAAELDAIDPGTLPTVDLPVDAYLPETYVAETAERTRLYRQMAAADTLPAVGEIEHELIDRFGRPPTEVRHLLVVLRLRVLAHQAGAQSVGLEGEDVAIRFAPHHHLDRARLAAALPAEARIGHHRVGLPVSGATAMWLARALWLVQTVADIEGTSAAA; translated from the coding sequence GTGTCCCGGCACCCCGTGGTGTCGGACGCGCTGGCGCGTGTGCTGCGTGCCGAGCCGGGCGCGGTCATCGGCCCGCTCGGCCTCCCGGAAGCCGCCCAGCCGGCCGCCGTCGCGGCGATCGCAGCGGCAACCTCGGTGCCGATCGTCTGGATCGTGCCGCAGGTCGATGAAGCGCGCGCGCTGGCCGATTCGCTCAGCGCGTATCTCGACGATCCGACGAGACTTCATCTGTTTGCCGCCCCTGACCCGCTGCCGTTCGAGCGGATCGCGTGGGATCCGTCCGTGCGCGAGCTCCGGATGGCCACCCTGGCGGCCTTGTTCGTCCAACGCACGGCGCCCGGCTCGAACCCCGGTCCTCCGCCGGTCATCATCGCGCCGCTGCGCGCCGTCCTCACGCCGACGCTGCCGCCGGCCGAATTCGACCGCGACGCGCACGTCGTCGCCCGCGGCGACCGGATGCCCGTCACGCAGCTCGTGCGCCATCTCCATCGCCTCGGCTACGACCACGCCACCCGAGTGACGGCGCCGGGCGAGATGGCGCACCGGGGCGGCATCGTGGACGTCTGGCCGCCGTCGGCCGGCGCGCCGGTGCGCCTCGAGTGGTTCGGCGACGATCTCGACGCGCTGCGGCTGTTCAGTCCCGCCACGCAGCGCTCGCACGGCACCGTCGAGCGCCTCGTGATTCCGCCGGCCACCGAGGCGCTGCCCGGCAACGGGCCGCGGGCCGCGGCCGCGCTGGCGGACGTCGACCTCGGCCGGCTGCAACCGCTGGCCGAATCGGACCTCAAGCGCCAGATCGAGCAGCTGGCGAACGGCGAGCGCTTTCGCGGCCTCGAGCTCTTCACATCCTTGCTGCACACACCGGCGACGCTGCTCGACCACTTGCCGCCCGACGCGCTGATCGTGCTGGACGGCATCGAGGCGCTCGAGCCGGCGGCGGTCGACTTGGCGGCGCAGGCCGAAACCGTGCGCGCCGAGCAGCTGGCCGCCGGCGAGATCCCGGGACGCTGGCCGCTGCGGCCGCTCGTGGACTGGACCGAGCTCGAAGCTGCGATCGGCCGGCACCGGCGTCTGATCGTCAACGGGATGGCGCGTTCGACGACGCAGACGGATCGCCCGTCCCATGGCTTCAGCGCGCCGCCGCGGTTCGGCGGACGTGTCGACGAGGCGGTGAGCGACGTGCTGCGCCGGCTCGACGCGGGCGACGCGATCGTCGTCGTCAGCCGGCAGGCGCCGCGGATCGCGGAGCTGATCACAACGGCGGGCATCAGCGCCGCGCCCCTGACCGACCTCGTGGCCGCGCCCGGCCCGGGCGGGCTGGCGGTCGTGCACGGCGCGCTCGGCAGCGGCTGGGAGCTGGTCGGCGCCGACGGCGGTCGTCTCGTCGTTCTGACGGACGGCGAGATCTTCGGCTGGCGCATGCCGCATCGCCGCCGCAGCCGGCGCGCCAACGAAGAAGCGAGCCGAGCCGACGAGTTTGCCGAGTTCCAGGTGGGCGATCACGTCGTGCACGTCGAACACGGGATCGGTGTGTTCCGCGGGCTCGTGCGGATGCAGGTCGGGCAAGCCGAGCGGGACTACCTTCACCTGGAGTATGCGGCCGGCGACACGCTGTTCGTGCCCACGCATCAGGCAGACCGCGTGGCGCGTTACGTCGGTGCCGGCGAGGTTTCGCCCTCTGTGACGCGGCTCGGGACGGCGGACTGGGAGCGCGCCAAGGCACGCGCCCGTCGCGAGGTCGAGGACATCGCCGAAGAGCTGTTGGCGCTGTACGCACGCCGTGAAGTGGCCCATCGCGCCGCGTTCGCACCCGACACCGCGTGGCAGGCCGAAATGGAAGCATCGTTCCCGTTCCTCGAGACGGACGATCAGATGAAGGCGATCGACGACGTCAAGCGCGACATGGAGAGCGCACGACCGATGGATCGGCTGGTTGTGGGCGACGTCGGCTTCGGCAAGACCGAAGTGGCGCTCCGGGCGGCGTTCAAGGCCGTGATGGCAGGCTGCCAGGTGGCCATCCTTGCGCCGACGACGGTCCTCGCCCAACAGCACTTCGAGACGTTTCGCGAGCGCCTCTCGGCCTTTCCGGTGCGGATCGACGTCCTGTCGCGCTTCCGACGCCGCAAGGACCTCGCCGAAGCGATCGAGCGCCTCGGCCGGGGCGAGATCGACATCATCATCGGCACGCACCGCCTGCTCGGCCAGGACGTGAAGTTCAAGCGCCTCGGGCTGTTGGTCGTCGACGAGGAGCATCGGTTCGGGGTCAAGCACAAGGAGCGGCTGCGCCAGATCGCCGAGGGCGTCGACACGCTCACGCTGACGGCAACGCCGATCCCGCGGACGATGCACCTCGCCCTGACCGGGCTGCGAGACCTGACGACGATCGACACGCCGCCCGCCGAGCGCCTGCCGGTATCCACCCACGTCGGCCCGTACGAGGCGCAGCAGGTGCGGCACGCGATCCAGCGCGAGCTGTCCCGCGGCGGGCAGGTGTTCTACGTCTACAACCGCGTGCGCGGCATCGACGGCGTCGTCGAAAGCGTCCGACGGCTCGTGCCCGAGGCGCGCGTGACGGTGGCCCACGGCCAGATGCCCGAGGACCAGCTGGCCGGCGCGATGCTCGACTTCGTCGGCCACCTCGTCGATGTCCTGGTCTGCACGAGCATCATCGAGAGCGGTCTCGACATCCCGAACGCCAACACGCTGATCGTCGAACGGGCCGATCGCTTCGGGATTGCCCAGCTTCACCAACTGCGGGGCCGCGTCGGTCGGTCTGAGGTGCGGGCGTACGCCTACCTCCTCCTCCCGCCGGGCGGCGAGGCCTCCGAGGACGCGCGCGAGCGGCTGCAGGCGCTGGCGGACTACGCCGACCTCGGTGCCGGCTTCCGCCTGGCGATGCGCGACCTCGAGATCCGCGGTGCCGGCGAGATCCTCGGCGCTCGCCAGCACGGCCACGTGGCGTCCATCGGCCTCGACCTGTACACCAAGCTGTTGGCCGCCGCGATCAAACGCGTGCGGGCCGACGATCGCGATCCGGTCGAGGTGCCCGTCACCGTGGCCGCCGAGCTTGATGCGATCGATCCGGGGACGCTGCCGACCGTCGACCTGCCCGTGGACGCCTACCTTCCGGAGACGTACGTCGCCGAGACGGCGGAGCGGACGCGGCTCTACCGCCAGATGGCGGCGGCCGATACGCTGCCGGCCGTTGGCGAGATCGAGCACGAGCTCATCGACCGCTTCGGCCGGCCGCCGACCGAGGTGCGCCACCTCTTGGTCGTGCTCCGGTTGCGCGTGCTGGCCCACCAGGCCGGCGCGCAGAGCGTCGGCCTCGAGGGCGAGGACGTGGCGATTCGGTTCGCGCCCCATCATCACCTCGACCGGGCTCGCCTCGCCGCGGCGCTGCCGGCCGAAGCGCGCATCGGCCACCACCGGGTCGGGCTGCCCGTCAGCGGCGCCACCGCGATGTGGTTGGCGCGCGCCCTGTGGCTGGTGCAGACCGTTGCGGACATCGAGGGGACGTCGGCGGCGGCGTGA
- a CDS encoding RNA polymerase sigma factor, which translates to MATHSLLQDAQAISPRRSAARDAADHPTAGRDTDGAADSDESLVRRAQSGDRDAIVAVYRRYVNEIFGYAYHQLGNAQDAEDVTSETFLRLVSALDGFDHRASFRTWLYTVARNQLRDRWRQRGRQPAITDWDEADNADRSVAADDARRSDAAALSEGDHAPGHSPWAELGRQVMAALPESYRTVLTLRVADGRSIRDVAEAMNTTPGNVKVLQHRALKRAAAVAAALEASGAPVRAPARR; encoded by the coding sequence GTGGCCACCCACTCCCTTCTCCAGGATGCACAGGCGATCTCGCCGCGCCGCAGCGCTGCGCGCGACGCGGCGGATCACCCCACCGCCGGCCGCGACACGGACGGCGCCGCCGACTCCGACGAGTCCCTCGTTCGGCGTGCGCAATCCGGCGATCGCGACGCGATCGTGGCCGTCTATCGTCGTTATGTCAATGAGATTTTCGGCTACGCCTACCATCAGCTCGGCAACGCCCAGGACGCCGAGGATGTAACGAGCGAGACGTTCCTCCGGCTCGTGAGCGCACTCGACGGCTTCGACCACCGCGCTTCGTTCCGGACGTGGCTGTACACCGTCGCCCGCAACCAGCTGCGCGACCGCTGGCGACAGCGCGGCCGGCAGCCGGCGATCACGGACTGGGACGAGGCCGATAACGCAGATCGATCCGTCGCGGCCGACGACGCACGCCGCTCCGACGCCGCGGCGCTGAGTGAGGGCGACCACGCGCCGGGCCACTCACCGTGGGCCGAGCTGGGCCGCCAGGTGATGGCCGCACTGCCCGAAAGCTACCGCACCGTGCTCACGCTCCGCGTCGCCGACGGTCGTTCCATCCGCGACGTGGCCGAGGCGATGAACACGACACCCGGCAACGTCAAGGTGCTCCAGCACCGCGCCCTCAAGCGCGCCGCCGCCGTGGCGGCCGCCCTCGAGGCTTCCGGCGCGCCCGTACGCGCGCCCGCACGGAGGTGA
- a CDS encoding bifunctional folylpolyglutamate synthase/dihydrofolate synthase translates to MSDDWQAALDRLYGFANWETRPPGTPHEFALDRIERLLDALGRPHHSWPAVHIGGTNGKGSTSAFVAETLGCAGYRVGLYTSPHMHTVRERIRVGRTLIAETEVIAWLDEHAALLDSLTGLTTFEVLTALAFDHFARAGVDIAVIEVGLGGRLDTTRVVRSVVSVLTPIGLDHREILGDTLRQIASDKVGILRPGVPVVSAPQAPEALAVITAEAHRLGCPLSLVGRDTTWTVRDSRPPTLDFVVHPPSGDASRRDPSTDPVPPISAVADDGGPASEPLHIAAELRLAGPHQHVNAAVAATALAVLRQAGWAITAAHIGDGLSRTTWPGRYDRWSLASGATLVVDGAHNPHGAAALIAALRHDDPSDGYAFVLGFGGGKDVDGMLDVLVPCAAAVFTVRADHPKALAADAVAARVLARAQAAIGAGSRLDDRSVTPCATMGQALEAAIAAAGPGGVAVATGSIFVAADAREAWLDALGTPITDRDAPRP, encoded by the coding sequence ATGTCCGACGATTGGCAGGCGGCCCTCGACCGGCTGTACGGCTTCGCCAACTGGGAGACCCGCCCGCCGGGCACGCCCCACGAGTTTGCCCTCGACCGGATCGAGCGACTCCTCGACGCCCTCGGCCGACCGCACCACAGCTGGCCGGCGGTCCACATCGGCGGGACGAACGGCAAGGGATCGACGAGCGCGTTCGTGGCCGAGACGCTGGGCTGCGCAGGGTATCGGGTCGGGCTGTACACGTCGCCGCACATGCACACCGTCCGGGAGCGAATCCGCGTCGGCCGGACGCTGATCGCCGAGACCGAGGTCATCGCTTGGCTGGACGAGCACGCCGCCCTGTTGGACAGCCTGACCGGACTCACGACGTTCGAAGTGTTGACCGCGCTCGCTTTCGATCACTTCGCCCGCGCCGGCGTTGACATCGCCGTCATCGAGGTTGGCCTCGGCGGCCGGCTGGACACGACGCGCGTCGTCCGGAGCGTCGTCAGCGTCCTGACCCCGATCGGCCTAGACCACCGCGAGATCCTCGGCGACACGCTCCGCCAGATCGCATCCGACAAGGTGGGCATCCTCAGACCGGGCGTGCCCGTCGTCAGCGCACCGCAGGCGCCGGAGGCACTGGCGGTCATCACCGCTGAAGCCCATCGCCTCGGCTGCCCGCTCTCGCTCGTCGGCCGCGACACGACGTGGACCGTCCGGGACAGCCGTCCGCCGACGCTCGACTTCGTCGTCCACCCGCCGTCCGGCGACGCATCCCGGCGCGACCCCTCGACCGACCCCGTACCGCCGATCTCGGCCGTCGCCGATGACGGTGGGCCCGCAAGCGAACCGCTTCACATCGCCGCCGAACTCCGTCTGGCCGGACCGCACCAGCACGTGAATGCCGCCGTCGCCGCCACCGCGCTGGCCGTGCTGCGGCAGGCGGGCTGGGCGATCACAGCGGCGCACATCGGCGACGGCCTCTCGCGCACCACCTGGCCCGGCCGCTATGACCGTTGGTCGTTGGCGAGCGGCGCAACGCTCGTCGTCGACGGCGCCCACAACCCGCACGGGGCCGCGGCGCTGATCGCGGCCCTCCGTCACGACGACCCGTCCGACGGCTACGCGTTCGTCCTCGGCTTCGGCGGCGGCAAGGACGTCGACGGGATGCTGGACGTCCTCGTGCCGTGCGCCGCGGCGGTCTTCACGGTGCGCGCGGATCATCCCAAGGCGCTGGCGGCCGATGCCGTCGCGGCGCGCGTGCTGGCGCGGGCGCAGGCGGCGATCGGGGCGGGGTCGCGGCTGGACGATCGCTCGGTGACACCGTGCGCAACGATGGGCCAGGCGCTGGAGGCCGCGATCGCCGCGGCCGGACCCGGCGGGGTGGCGGTCGCCACGGGCTCGATCTTCGTGGCCGCCGATGCCCGGGAGGCCTGGCTTGACGCGCTCGGCACGCCGATCACGGACCGGGACGCGCCGCGGCCGTAG
- a CDS encoding glycosyltransferase family 2 protein — MSPSAKPPRLGVVIVSFNTAALLDACLTSVRAAVDEVGWRDAADVVVVDNGSVDETVAFVTQHHPWVRLIAEGRNRGFTAANNVALAPWSARDADAPSFILLLNPDAALTPGALPTMVAALEADERAAVVGPSLIYPDGRFQHAAFRFPGLVQTALDLWPVPRLADTPLNGRYARRRYRAGRPFAVDAVLGACMLVRGTALQAVGPLDPGFFMYCEELDWCRRFRNAGWRVLCAPAAIVIHHGGASAGQFRFAAFVQLWRSRLRYFRLHARFCSPVLNLLIRTGFACHEQADAAAVRRGRMSAATHHARRDARAAVFAAPTGSETIG; from the coding sequence GTGAGCCCATCGGCAAAGCCGCCGCGCCTGGGTGTCGTGATCGTCAGCTTCAACACCGCGGCCCTCCTGGATGCCTGCCTGACGTCCGTTCGCGCCGCAGTGGACGAGGTCGGATGGCGGGACGCAGCGGACGTCGTCGTCGTCGACAACGGCTCGGTGGACGAGACGGTCGCGTTCGTGACGCAGCATCATCCGTGGGTGCGGCTCATCGCCGAAGGGCGCAACCGCGGCTTCACGGCGGCGAACAACGTCGCGCTCGCCCCGTGGTCGGCCCGTGACGCCGATGCTCCCTCGTTCATCCTGCTGCTCAACCCGGACGCCGCGCTCACCCCTGGCGCGCTGCCGACGATGGTGGCCGCGCTCGAAGCCGACGAACGCGCCGCTGTCGTCGGGCCGTCGTTGATCTATCCCGACGGAAGGTTCCAGCACGCGGCGTTCCGGTTTCCGGGACTCGTGCAGACCGCACTCGATCTCTGGCCGGTCCCCCGCCTGGCCGATACGCCGTTGAACGGTCGTTACGCGCGCCGCCGCTACCGGGCGGGCCGCCCTTTCGCCGTCGACGCCGTCCTCGGGGCATGCATGCTGGTCCGCGGCACGGCGCTGCAAGCCGTCGGGCCGCTCGATCCCGGCTTCTTCATGTACTGCGAGGAACTCGACTGGTGCCGCCGGTTCCGCAACGCGGGCTGGCGCGTGCTGTGCGCACCGGCCGCCATCGTCATCCACCACGGTGGGGCGAGCGCGGGCCAGTTTCGTTTTGCGGCATTCGTCCAGTTGTGGCGCAGCCGGCTGCGGTACTTCCGGCTGCACGCGCGGTTCTGCAGCCCAGTGTTGAATCTCCTCATTCGCACCGGCTTTGCCTGCCACGAGCAGGCCGACGCCGCCGCGGTGCGCCGCGGACGGATGTCCGCCGCCACGCACCATGCTCGGCGCGACGCGCGTGCCGCCGTCTTCGCCGCGCCGACCGGCAGCGAGACCATCGGATGA